One Oryzomonas sagensis DNA segment encodes these proteins:
- the rnpA gene encoding ribonuclease P protein component: MEFLRLLNSPHKFSTKGFLVVWQENGGSQARLGVTVSKKVGCAVVRNRIKRYTRETFRQMRLLLPCVDLNVVARRESAMMDFGAVRRELEKAFRHIGISPCSSALRSS, translated from the coding sequence TTGGAATTTCTCAGGCTTTTGAACTCTCCCCACAAGTTTTCCACCAAGGGGTTCCTTGTTGTCTGGCAGGAAAACGGCGGCAGCCAGGCGCGTCTGGGGGTCACGGTCAGCAAAAAGGTCGGCTGCGCCGTGGTTCGCAACAGGATCAAGCGGTATACCAGAGAAACATTCAGGCAGATGCGGCTCCTTCTGCCGTGCGTGGATTTGAATGTCGTGGCACGACGCGAGTCGGCAATGATGGACTTCGGCGCTGTTCGACGAGAACTTGAAAAGGCCTTCAGGCATATCGGCATATCCCCATGCTCAAGCGCATTGCGCTCATCGTAA
- the yidD gene encoding membrane protein insertion efficiency factor YidD, which translates to MLKRIALIVIRLYQKLLSPLLPQTCRFYPSCSEYSRESIIRYGVVRGVWLTLIRLCKCHPFHPGGFDPVP; encoded by the coding sequence ATGCTCAAGCGCATTGCGCTCATCGTAATCAGGCTGTACCAGAAGCTGCTGTCGCCGCTTCTTCCGCAGACCTGCCGGTTTTATCCCTCCTGTTCCGAGTATTCCCGCGAATCAATTATACGGTATGGCGTTGTCAGGGGCGTTTGGCTTACCCTGATCAGGCTTTGTAAATGTCACCCCTTTCATCCGGGCGGGTTCGATCCGGTACCTTAA
- the yidC gene encoding membrane protein insertase YidC has product MEKRAFLAVILSIAVFYVFTTVFGPGKTQIPPKATPAASSAAPTPAPAAATSAQPAPAGVPAPTPAVVKDVTVETGLYTAVFSSRGGSLKSLTLKKYREQNTPAASSVVLGTHADPSLLNFSTRGAGFNLPDGTVFVPDTGAITLTGGESRQLTFNYVSGQGFTVRKVFTFAGDSYGIKLDTQVFNNSAAPLVGTIQQVMTYPAEHKVKDNRLDTAGSYLYSDNSLKADKAKDVAGASKKYDKSILWAGFSDKYFLSALLADKGSIASVELKKNAAGFLESIVSAPQFTINPGQAATVTQRLFVGPKDIDILKAQGNSLEQSLDLGWFTVIAKPLLYTLKFFYRYVGNYGIAIIIITIILKALFFPLTHKSYKSMKGMQKIQPEMNKIREKYKNDRDAMNKAVMELYRDHKVNPLGGCLPMVVQIPVFFALYKALMFSIELRHAPFFFWITDLSDKDPYYVTPVIMGVTMFVQQKMTPSQMDPVQQKMMLALPVVFTFMFLSFPSGLVLYWLVNNILTIGQQMYINKLVKD; this is encoded by the coding sequence ATGGAAAAGCGCGCATTTCTGGCAGTCATTCTTTCGATAGCGGTTTTCTATGTTTTTACCACGGTCTTCGGCCCGGGAAAAACACAAATCCCGCCTAAAGCCACCCCCGCAGCAAGCTCTGCCGCGCCAACGCCGGCCCCGGCTGCTGCGACGTCGGCACAGCCGGCCCCGGCAGGAGTCCCCGCACCCACCCCGGCCGTTGTCAAGGACGTGACCGTGGAGACCGGCCTCTACACGGCGGTTTTCTCTTCGCGGGGCGGAAGTCTCAAGAGCCTTACCCTCAAGAAGTACCGCGAGCAGAATACCCCCGCCGCCAGTTCGGTTGTGCTCGGGACTCACGCCGATCCCTCCCTTCTCAACTTTTCCACCAGGGGGGCCGGGTTCAACCTCCCGGACGGCACCGTATTCGTGCCGGATACCGGCGCCATTACCCTGACCGGCGGCGAGAGCCGGCAACTGACGTTCAATTACGTATCCGGTCAGGGGTTCACCGTGCGTAAGGTCTTCACCTTTGCAGGGGACTCCTACGGCATCAAGTTGGATACCCAGGTGTTCAACAACTCCGCTGCGCCCCTGGTCGGGACCATCCAGCAGGTGATGACCTATCCGGCGGAACATAAGGTTAAGGACAACCGCCTCGATACGGCCGGCTCCTACCTCTACTCGGACAACAGCCTCAAGGCCGACAAGGCCAAGGATGTGGCCGGTGCCTCGAAGAAGTATGACAAGAGCATCCTTTGGGCGGGCTTTTCCGACAAGTACTTTCTGAGTGCCCTCCTTGCCGACAAGGGGAGCATCGCTTCCGTCGAATTGAAAAAGAACGCCGCCGGCTTCCTGGAATCCATCGTCTCGGCCCCGCAGTTCACGATCAATCCCGGACAGGCCGCCACGGTGACCCAGCGGCTGTTCGTCGGCCCCAAGGATATCGACATCCTCAAGGCCCAAGGCAATTCGCTGGAACAGTCCCTCGATCTGGGGTGGTTTACGGTGATTGCCAAGCCGCTCCTGTACACCCTTAAATTCTTCTACCGCTATGTCGGCAACTACGGCATCGCCATCATTATCATCACCATCATTCTCAAGGCGCTGTTCTTCCCCCTGACCCACAAGAGCTACAAATCCATGAAGGGGATGCAGAAGATCCAGCCGGAGATGAACAAGATCCGCGAGAAGTACAAGAACGACCGCGACGCCATGAACAAGGCGGTCATGGAACTGTACCGCGACCACAAGGTCAACCCGTTGGGGGGGTGCCTGCCCATGGTCGTCCAGATTCCGGTGTTTTTCGCCCTCTACAAGGCGCTCATGTTCTCCATCGAGCTGCGCCATGCGCCGTTCTTCTTCTGGATTACCGACCTGTCCGACAAGGACCCCTACTATGTCACTCCCGTCATCATGGGGGTCACCATGTTCGTGCAGCAGAAGATGACCCCCTCCCAGATGGACCCGGTCCAGCAAAAGATGATGCTGGCCCTGCCGGTGGTGTTCACCTTCATGTTCTTGAGCTTCCCCTCCGGCCTGGTCCTGTACTGGCTGGTGAACAATATCCTGACCATCGGCCAGCAGATGTACATCAACAAGCTGGTCAAGGATTGA
- a CDS encoding UvrD-helicase domain-containing protein, with protein MDYIADLHIHSPFSRATSPQSSLAGLAGWARIKGIQVIGTGDFTHPGWFRRLKEELEPAEPGLFRLKDEAAVASPLPGAAALAGPVRFLLSAEISSIYKRHGVVRKVHNLLYVPDFVSAERLNAKLAGIGNIESDGRPILGLDSRNLLEILLEQAPEGFLVPAHIWTPWFSLFGSKSGFDAIEECFDDLTPHIFALETGLSSDPDMNRLISALDRFALISNSDCHSPSKLGREANLLATDLDFFALRAAIKGNRRETFRGTVEFFPEEGKYHADGHRACHVCLDPVESRRLGLRCPVCARPLTIGVYHRVMELADREEPLYREDSPEVFSLIPLPEVLGEIIGAGPASKGVMEQYRRTIGRFGSEFNLLLHVPLDEIRQASPVLGEAVGRMRAGRVIRQPGFDGEYGVIRVFEEGEAGQFAGQGSLFGDGSAPRRRKKKTEAVALPALDVVGEPVDDAPGAAPGPNPEQAAAIGSTSRHILVAAGPGTGKTSTLIARIAALLAAGNDPARMVAVTFTAKAADEVRERLLKQVGAAGEAVFVGTFHRFCLDRLRREAPALAVVGPEDRERLFKRLFPEQGAAERQRLGEALADHFAQPDGEASAAIRRYLDELDRLGALDLDAVIPVFTRRLSREPELRRRVCDPVAHLFVDEFQDLNAGQFELVRILAEQARVFAIGDPDQAIYGFRGSDPEFFFRFGTMAGVEQISLTRNYRCPAPVIAAATAVIAHNGRRSGLPLVAASGRGGGIELHTAPSGAAEAEFVVRRIEELLGGIEHFSINSGRGGDGGTGRGLSFGDIAVLFRLGRQAEEISAALERRGIPFQQVGVSPFYLAAEIRPAYYWVQAAAGSETIADWLQLASALPGVGAASLGRMEAVLPLAGDFFASLAPLELPRALRDGIVDLERAMSRFRAAATRSGLAAALLDALPFLSLDPAQAATVRFLDLAGSFGHDLPGFGSHLRRYAEATVYDERAEAVALMTLHAAKGLEFPVVFLTGAEEGLLPCTLWRDVDTEEERRLFYVGLTRAKERLLLTASATRPWVGPSPRQLSRFVAEIPGPLLSAANAGPIRKVKGTKDPGQMDLF; from the coding sequence ATGGATTACATCGCCGACCTGCATATCCATTCCCCCTTTTCGCGGGCAACCAGCCCGCAGAGCAGCTTGGCCGGCCTGGCCGGTTGGGCGCGGATCAAGGGTATTCAGGTGATCGGCACCGGCGACTTCACCCACCCCGGCTGGTTCCGCCGCCTCAAGGAGGAGTTGGAGCCGGCCGAACCGGGACTGTTCCGCCTGAAGGACGAGGCCGCCGTCGCTTCGCCGCTGCCGGGGGCGGCCGCCCTTGCCGGCCCGGTGCGGTTCCTCCTTTCGGCGGAGATCAGCAGCATCTACAAGCGCCACGGCGTGGTGCGCAAGGTCCACAATCTGCTCTACGTGCCGGATTTCGTCTCTGCCGAGCGGCTGAACGCCAAGCTGGCCGGCATCGGCAACATCGAGTCCGACGGGCGCCCCATCCTGGGGCTGGACAGCCGCAACCTGCTGGAGATTCTGTTGGAGCAGGCGCCTGAGGGGTTCCTGGTGCCGGCTCACATCTGGACGCCCTGGTTCTCCCTGTTCGGCTCGAAATCCGGCTTCGACGCCATCGAGGAGTGTTTCGACGACCTGACGCCCCACATCTTTGCCCTGGAGACCGGGCTCTCCTCCGACCCGGACATGAACCGCCTGATATCGGCTCTGGACCGTTTCGCCCTGATCTCCAACTCGGACTGCCATTCCCCCTCAAAATTGGGGCGGGAGGCCAACCTCCTGGCCACCGACCTCGATTTTTTCGCCCTGCGGGCCGCCATCAAAGGGAACCGGCGGGAGACCTTCCGCGGCACGGTGGAGTTTTTCCCCGAGGAGGGGAAGTACCACGCCGACGGCCACCGGGCCTGCCATGTCTGCCTCGACCCCGTGGAGAGCCGGCGGCTCGGATTGCGCTGTCCGGTCTGCGCCAGACCCCTGACCATTGGGGTCTACCACCGGGTGATGGAACTGGCCGACCGGGAGGAGCCGCTCTACCGGGAGGATTCGCCGGAGGTGTTCAGCCTCATCCCCCTGCCCGAGGTGCTGGGGGAGATCATCGGGGCCGGACCGGCCTCCAAGGGGGTCATGGAACAGTACCGCCGCACCATCGGGCGGTTCGGGTCGGAATTCAACCTGCTGCTGCACGTCCCTCTGGACGAGATTCGCCAGGCCTCGCCGGTCCTGGGCGAGGCCGTGGGGCGCATGCGCGCCGGCCGGGTCATCCGCCAGCCCGGTTTCGACGGCGAGTACGGCGTGATCAGGGTCTTCGAAGAGGGGGAGGCGGGACAATTTGCCGGCCAGGGGAGCCTGTTCGGCGATGGGTCGGCGCCGCGGCGCCGGAAAAAGAAGACCGAGGCCGTGGCGTTGCCGGCTCTCGATGTTGTCGGGGAACCCGTGGACGACGCCCCCGGGGCAGCGCCCGGCCCCAACCCGGAGCAGGCGGCGGCCATCGGCTCCACAAGCCGCCATATCCTGGTGGCGGCCGGACCGGGAACCGGCAAGACCTCCACCCTGATAGCGCGCATCGCGGCGCTGCTGGCGGCGGGGAACGACCCGGCCCGCATGGTGGCCGTCACCTTTACCGCCAAGGCGGCCGATGAGGTGCGCGAGCGCCTGTTGAAACAGGTCGGGGCGGCGGGTGAAGCGGTCTTCGTGGGGACCTTCCACCGGTTTTGCCTCGACCGGCTCCGCCGCGAAGCGCCGGCCCTGGCGGTGGTCGGCCCGGAGGACCGGGAGCGCCTGTTCAAACGTCTCTTCCCGGAACAGGGCGCAGCCGAGCGCCAACGCCTTGGCGAGGCGTTGGCCGATCATTTTGCCCAACCGGACGGCGAGGCCTCCGCGGCCATCCGGCGCTATCTGGACGAACTGGACCGTCTCGGCGCCCTGGACCTGGATGCCGTTATTCCGGTGTTCACCCGACGGCTGAGCCGTGAGCCCGAACTGCGCCGCCGGGTCTGCGACCCGGTGGCACACCTGTTCGTGGATGAGTTCCAGGACCTGAACGCAGGCCAGTTCGAGCTGGTGCGCATCCTGGCCGAACAGGCCCGCGTCTTTGCCATCGGCGATCCCGACCAAGCCATCTACGGCTTCCGGGGGAGCGACCCGGAGTTTTTCTTCCGCTTCGGCACTATGGCCGGTGTCGAGCAGATCTCCCTGACCCGCAACTACCGGTGTCCCGCCCCGGTCATCGCCGCGGCAACGGCGGTCATCGCCCATAACGGCCGGCGCAGCGGCCTGCCCCTGGTCGCCGCTTCCGGGCGGGGGGGCGGCATCGAACTGCACACCGCGCCGTCCGGGGCGGCCGAGGCCGAATTCGTCGTGCGCCGCATCGAGGAGTTGCTGGGGGGCATCGAGCACTTTTCCATCAATTCCGGCCGGGGCGGCGACGGCGGGACGGGACGGGGCTTGAGCTTCGGCGACATCGCCGTGCTCTTCAGGCTCGGGAGGCAGGCCGAGGAGATCTCTGCCGCCCTGGAGCGGCGCGGCATACCGTTCCAGCAGGTCGGGGTGAGCCCCTTTTACCTTGCTGCGGAGATACGACCGGCCTACTATTGGGTGCAGGCCGCCGCCGGATCGGAGACCATCGCCGACTGGCTGCAACTGGCAAGCGCCCTTCCGGGTGTCGGAGCGGCAAGCCTCGGTCGCATGGAGGCGGTACTCCCCCTGGCGGGCGATTTCTTCGCCTCCCTTGCCCCTCTCGAACTGCCCCGGGCGCTGCGTGACGGCATCGTTGACCTGGAACGGGCCATGAGCCGGTTCCGTGCGGCCGCGACCCGCAGCGGCCTGGCTGCGGCGTTGCTCGATGCGCTGCCGTTTCTCTCCCTGGACCCGGCCCAGGCCGCCACCGTGCGGTTCCTGGACCTGGCCGGCAGTTTCGGCCATGATCTGCCGGGCTTCGGCAGCCACCTGCGCCGCTACGCCGAAGCCACCGTCTACGACGAGCGTGCCGAGGCGGTCGCCCTCATGACCCTCCATGCCGCCAAAGGGCTGGAGTTCCCGGTGGTCTTCCTGACCGGCGCCGAGGAGGGGCTGCTTCCCTGTACCCTCTGGCGTGACGTGGATACGGAGGAGGAGCGGCGGCTGTTCTACGTCGGCCTGACCCGCGCCAAGGAGCGGCTGCTTCTGACCGCTTCCGCCACGCGTCCCTGGGTCGGCCCGTCCCCCCGGCAACTCTCCCGGTTCGTCGCCGAGATACCGGGGCCGCTGCTGTCGGCCGCGAATGCCGGCCCAATCAGGAAGGTGAAGGGTACGAAAGACCCGGGCCAGATGGACCTGTTTTGA
- the mnmE gene encoding tRNA uridine-5-carboxymethylaminomethyl(34) synthesis GTPase MnmE, translated as MYIEDTIAAISTPQGEGGIGIVRVSGSLAEAIGLRLFRFCRGVAFASHFLHYGAVVAPGGDAVLDEAMAVLMRAPHSYTREDVLELHCHGGMLVVERVLAAVLACGVRLAEPGEFTRRAFVNGRIDLVQAEAVMDVIAAKTEASLALAQRQRTGALSDRIETIRRALTRSLAFVEASIDFPEDDIGETDTVALRSGVSDALDVIGGLLAGFDEGRILREGISVLIVGKPNAGKSSLLNRLLKENRAIVTHVPGTTRDIIEETVNLGGLAVRLLDTAGIRHTDDVVEREGINRALDKIPLADLVLFVLDSARPFSDEDRLILDAVKGKTTIVVLNKSDLSPVLQLPPAMGVLPRVALSAGTGAGIDELREVIRTTFLHGSALDSREFVAISRVRHRDALVSARAALHRFLSGLDEGRELETLAIDLRDALSAVGQVTGETTTDDVLDVVFSSFCIGK; from the coding sequence ATGTATATTGAAGATACCATCGCAGCCATCAGCACCCCCCAGGGGGAGGGGGGCATCGGCATCGTTCGGGTCAGCGGCAGCCTGGCGGAGGCCATCGGCCTACGGCTCTTCCGTTTTTGCCGGGGTGTCGCTTTTGCCAGCCATTTTTTGCACTACGGCGCCGTGGTGGCGCCCGGTGGCGATGCAGTACTGGACGAAGCCATGGCGGTCCTGATGCGGGCACCCCATTCCTACACCCGCGAGGATGTGCTGGAACTGCACTGCCATGGCGGGATGCTGGTGGTGGAACGGGTCCTGGCCGCGGTTTTGGCCTGCGGCGTGCGCCTGGCCGAACCGGGTGAGTTCACCCGCCGGGCCTTTGTCAACGGCAGGATCGACCTGGTGCAGGCCGAGGCGGTCATGGACGTGATCGCCGCCAAAACCGAGGCATCCCTGGCCCTTGCCCAACGCCAGCGGACCGGTGCACTGTCTGACAGGATAGAGACCATCCGCCGTGCCCTGACGCGAAGTTTGGCCTTTGTGGAGGCCTCCATCGATTTCCCCGAGGACGACATTGGCGAGACCGACACCGTTGCTCTGCGGTCCGGTGTCAGCGATGCCTTGGACGTTATCGGCGGTCTGCTGGCCGGTTTCGACGAAGGGCGCATCCTCAGGGAGGGGATTTCCGTGCTGATCGTCGGCAAGCCGAACGCCGGCAAGTCCAGCCTGCTCAACCGCCTGCTCAAGGAAAACCGCGCCATCGTCACCCATGTCCCCGGCACCACCCGGGATATCATCGAGGAGACCGTCAATCTGGGCGGCTTGGCGGTCCGTCTGTTGGACACGGCGGGTATCCGCCACACGGATGATGTGGTGGAGCGGGAGGGGATCAACCGCGCCCTGGACAAGATTCCCCTGGCGGACCTGGTGCTGTTCGTCCTCGATTCGGCGCGGCCGTTCAGCGACGAAGACCGGCTGATCCTGGATGCCGTGAAGGGGAAAACCACCATAGTGGTTTTGAACAAGAGCGATCTTTCCCCGGTCCTCCAGCTTCCCCCAGCGATGGGAGTGCTGCCCCGCGTCGCCCTGTCCGCCGGCACCGGTGCGGGCATCGACGAGCTGCGCGAGGTGATCCGCACCACCTTTCTGCACGGATCGGCCCTGGATAGCCGCGAATTCGTGGCCATCTCCCGGGTCCGTCACCGCGACGCCCTGGTCTCGGCCCGTGCAGCCCTCCACCGGTTTCTCTCCGGTCTGGACGAGGGGCGCGAGTTGGAGACCCTGGCCATCGATCTGCGCGACGCCCTGTCCGCCGTGGGGCAGGTCACGGGCGAAACCACGACGGACGATGTTCTGGATGTGGTCTTTTCGTCATTCTGCATAGGAAAGTGA
- the mnmG gene encoding tRNA uridine-5-carboxymethylaminomethyl(34) synthesis enzyme MnmG, which yields MHCYETIYDVIVVGAGHAGCEAALAAARMGCSTLLLTINLDAVALMSCNPAIGGLAKGHLVKEIDALGGEMARNIDATGIQFRILNTRKGPAVRASRAQADKQLYRLRMKRVLEQQDNLYLKQGEVTGLYLEGEELRGVDTRSGIRFLGTTVVLTTGTFMRGLIHIGLNNYPGGRAGDLPSVGLSDQLGHLGFQVGRLKTGTPARLDGRTIDFARLEPQYGDDPPAPFSFSTERITMPQVPCHIAYTNPRSHEIIRSGLDRSPLYAGVIEGVGPRYCPSIEDKVVRFPDKDRHQTFIEPEGLDTVEVYPSGMSTSLPIDIQIPFYRSIEGLERVEIMRPAYAIEYDYVDPIQLRASLETKLIRNLYHAGQINGTSGYEEAAGQGLMAGINAALRVKGREPLVLGRSEAYIGVMIDDLVTLGTKEPYRMFTSRAEYRLLLREDNADMRLREKGHGVGLVRDELFERFLRKREMVAAEYERICSGRLAMSDPEREFLARHELADIQKGTSLEQLLRRPEITYQELAEFDDVSRETPHEVREQVEIQVKYRGYIERQLDQVERARKLEGTPLPEEMDYFSVNGLTTEVREKLAKNRPGTLGQASRIPGVTPAAISVLSIALKAKDGKRNGREAGPEEI from the coding sequence ATGCACTGTTATGAAACCATATATGACGTGATCGTGGTCGGGGCCGGCCATGCCGGCTGCGAGGCCGCCCTGGCGGCAGCCCGCATGGGCTGTTCCACGCTCCTTTTAACCATCAACCTGGATGCGGTCGCGCTCATGTCCTGCAACCCGGCCATCGGCGGCCTCGCCAAGGGGCACCTGGTCAAGGAGATCGACGCCCTCGGGGGGGAGATGGCCAGGAATATCGACGCCACCGGCATCCAGTTCCGCATCCTCAACACCCGCAAGGGACCTGCGGTGCGCGCCTCGCGCGCCCAGGCCGACAAACAGCTCTACCGGCTGCGTATGAAGCGGGTCCTGGAGCAGCAGGACAACCTGTATCTCAAACAGGGTGAGGTGACGGGCCTCTACCTGGAGGGTGAGGAGCTGCGGGGCGTCGATACCCGCTCCGGCATCCGTTTTCTCGGCACAACGGTCGTCCTGACCACCGGCACCTTCATGCGCGGCCTGATTCACATCGGCCTGAACAACTACCCGGGCGGCAGGGCGGGGGATCTCCCCTCGGTGGGGCTTTCCGACCAGCTCGGGCATCTCGGTTTCCAGGTGGGGCGGCTCAAGACCGGCACCCCGGCGCGCCTCGACGGGCGGACCATCGACTTTGCCCGGTTGGAGCCCCAGTATGGCGACGATCCGCCGGCGCCGTTCTCCTTCTCCACCGAGCGCATCACCATGCCCCAGGTGCCGTGCCACATCGCCTATACCAACCCGCGCTCCCACGAGATCATCCGCTCCGGCCTGGACCGCTCGCCACTCTACGCCGGGGTCATTGAGGGGGTTGGCCCCCGCTACTGCCCCTCCATCGAGGACAAAGTAGTGCGTTTCCCCGACAAGGACCGCCACCAGACTTTTATCGAGCCGGAAGGTCTGGATACGGTCGAGGTCTATCCCAGCGGCATGTCCACCTCGCTCCCCATCGATATCCAGATACCGTTTTACCGCTCCATAGAGGGACTGGAACGGGTGGAGATCATGCGTCCGGCCTACGCCATCGAGTACGATTACGTGGACCCGATCCAGTTGCGCGCCTCCCTGGAGACCAAGCTGATCCGCAACCTCTACCACGCCGGTCAGATCAACGGCACCTCGGGGTATGAGGAAGCCGCCGGGCAGGGACTGATGGCCGGCATCAATGCCGCCCTGCGGGTCAAGGGGCGGGAACCGTTGGTGCTGGGGCGCAGCGAGGCCTATATCGGGGTGATGATCGACGACCTGGTTACCCTGGGGACCAAGGAACCGTACCGCATGTTTACCTCCCGGGCCGAGTACCGTCTGTTGCTCCGTGAGGACAACGCCGATATGCGCCTGCGCGAGAAAGGACATGGGGTCGGCCTGGTGCGGGACGAGCTCTTCGAGCGTTTCCTGCGGAAGCGGGAGATGGTTGCCGCCGAATACGAGCGGATTTGCTCCGGGCGGCTGGCCATGAGCGACCCGGAACGGGAATTCCTTGCCCGGCACGAGTTGGCGGACATCCAGAAAGGGACCTCTCTCGAACAGTTGCTCAGGCGCCCCGAGATCACCTATCAGGAGCTGGCGGAATTCGATGACGTTTCACGTGAAACACCCCACGAGGTGCGTGAACAGGTGGAGATTCAGGTAAAATACCGGGGGTATATCGAACGACAGCTTGATCAGGTGGAACGTGCGCGCAAATTGGAAGGCACGCCGCTGCCGGAGGAGATGGATTATTTTTCCGTCAACGGGCTCACGACCGAAGTCCGCGAAAAGCTGGCCAAGAATCGTCCCGGCACCCTGGGGCAGGCTTCACGCATCCCCGGCGTGACGCCAGCCGCCATCTCGGTGCTGTCCATTGCCCTGAAAGCCAAAGACGGGAAACGGAACGGCCGGGAAGCCGGGCCGGAGGAGATATGA
- the rsmG gene encoding 16S rRNA (guanine(527)-N(7))-methyltransferase RsmG, producing MIRRALEEGAREMGLEISEESIRAFEQFADQLKKWNRKINLTAIISDEEIAVKHIIDALMFAGCVRDNERVLDIGSGAGVPAIPLKIVKPSVPVTSVDAVGKKILFQRHVARLLKFAGFEAIHGRVEELCDTHGHGFDLITSRAFSRLEQFVGLAAPLLAGTGRLIAMKGPGVADEIKVDEERLAALGFEIVSVTPYRLPFGKGERNLIEIIPHKAA from the coding sequence ATGATCCGCCGCGCACTGGAAGAGGGGGCGCGGGAGATGGGGCTGGAGATTTCGGAGGAGAGCATCCGTGCCTTCGAACAGTTTGCCGATCAACTCAAAAAGTGGAATCGCAAAATAAACCTGACCGCCATCATCTCCGATGAGGAGATTGCGGTGAAGCACATCATCGACGCCCTGATGTTTGCCGGTTGCGTCCGTGACAACGAACGGGTGTTGGATATCGGTTCCGGGGCAGGGGTGCCGGCCATCCCGTTGAAGATCGTCAAACCCTCGGTCCCGGTAACCTCTGTGGATGCGGTTGGGAAAAAAATCCTCTTCCAGCGGCACGTGGCCCGCCTCCTGAAATTCGCCGGCTTCGAGGCCATTCACGGACGGGTGGAGGAGTTGTGCGACACCCACGGTCACGGTTTCGACCTGATAACCTCGCGGGCCTTTTCGCGTTTGGAACAGTTTGTCGGGCTGGCCGCACCGCTCTTGGCTGGAACCGGGCGGTTGATCGCCATGAAGGGGCCGGGCGTTGCCGATGAAATCAAGGTGGATGAAGAGCGCCTCGCCGCCCTGGGGTTCGAAATCGTGTCGGTCACGCCTTACCGGTTGCCGTTCGGCAAGGGAGAGCGTAACCTGATCGAGATTATACCTCATAAAGCCGCTTGA
- a CDS encoding glycine zipper family protein produces the protein MRKIILLLMMAAHLSACATYESRSVSFRPPQDYVNYQDVAGMQVGAEAFADKQQAEDAFGFNIRDAGLLPVLVVIDNKSGQGIEVVSGQTFLIDSSNRYWKLLSNREAVERVDKATQAGSITSGAGKGAAWGAATGALLGLAIGIVSGHDAGSALVKGGVLGGVGGAVIGGASKGDDREREYKIADDVREKGMEGKIMAAEALASGFIFFPGEAESVRELRLQVRFRESGTVRTLNLRLK, from the coding sequence ATGAGGAAAATCATCTTGCTCTTGATGATGGCGGCGCATCTTTCCGCGTGCGCCACCTACGAGAGCCGTTCGGTTTCGTTCCGGCCGCCCCAGGACTATGTAAACTACCAGGACGTTGCCGGGATGCAGGTGGGGGCCGAGGCCTTTGCCGATAAGCAGCAGGCCGAGGACGCCTTTGGTTTCAATATTCGGGACGCCGGACTTTTGCCGGTGCTGGTCGTCATCGACAACAAGAGCGGCCAGGGAATCGAGGTCGTGTCCGGCCAGACCTTTCTGATCGACAGTTCGAACCGCTATTGGAAGCTCCTTTCCAACCGCGAGGCCGTTGAACGGGTCGACAAGGCGACCCAGGCGGGCTCCATCACCAGCGGAGCGGGCAAGGGGGCGGCCTGGGGGGCTGCAACCGGTGCCTTGCTGGGTTTGGCGATAGGGATCGTCTCCGGCCATGATGCCGGCTCTGCCCTCGTGAAGGGGGGCGTCCTGGGCGGGGTAGGCGGTGCCGTCATCGGCGGCGCCTCCAAGGGGGACGACCGGGAACGGGAATACAAGATCGCCGACGACGTCCGTGAGAAGGGAATGGAAGGCAAGATCATGGCTGCCGAGGCCCTGGCCTCCGGCTTTATCTTCTTCCCCGGCGAGGCGGAATCGGTCAGGGAACTCCGCCTGCAGGTCCGGTTCCGCGAGAGCGGCACGGTGCGTACGCTCAACCTGAGGCTCAAATAG
- a CDS encoding YbgC/FadM family acyl-CoA thioesterase, whose product MDVRIYYEDTDAAGVVYHASYLKFFERARTEYFRERGLGVAALATAGFVFPVIRMEIDFKASALHDELLSIITRPERIGGASFVVRQQAVRPSDGRVLVEAQVTLACISPERRARRLPAEVRRVLEEGVAQGQ is encoded by the coding sequence ATGGACGTTCGCATCTACTACGAAGACACGGACGCAGCCGGCGTGGTCTACCACGCCAGTTACCTCAAATTCTTTGAACGGGCCCGGACGGAGTATTTCCGGGAGCGTGGCCTGGGGGTGGCGGCACTCGCCACTGCCGGTTTCGTTTTCCCGGTGATCAGGATGGAAATCGATTTCAAGGCGTCTGCGCTGCACGACGAACTCCTGTCGATCATCACCCGCCCGGAGCGGATTGGCGGCGCATCCTTCGTCGTCCGGCAACAGGCGGTGCGGCCGTCGGACGGCAGGGTTCTGGTGGAGGCCCAGGTCACCCTTGCCTGCATCAGCCCGGAACGCCGGGCGCGGCGGCTTCCCGCCGAGGTCAGGCGCGTGCTTGAGGAAGGTGTGGCGCAGGGGCAATGA